The nucleotide sequence AAAGATTTGTTGTTCGGGGTCGTAAACCCACCGTCAACAGGGGTGTTCGGAGGTAATCGAAATAGCATTCTTAATATTGGCGATATGCGTAATACGGGTCATGAGATGGCTTTGAAATACAATCATCACGGTAAGAAGGGATTTAGTTGGAATGTGGGGGTTACCTATGCCAAGAACGTCAACTTGGTAACCAAAACCAGTCCGAACAATCCGGTGATATTTCTAGATAACAGCTATATATCGCAACGTGGTCCCAAAGAATTGGTCAGTGTGATTAGGGAAGGTTACGAAGCTGCCGCATTTTTCTTACGTGAGACCGATGGTGTCATCAAAACCGAAGAAGAGCTGGAAGCCTATCGTGAAATCGATCCGGCTGCTTCCCTAGGGCAACTGCGCTATGTAGACCAACTTACGGTCGATACCGATGGAGATGGTATACCCGATGCCGGTGATGGCAAGATCGATCAAGATGATAAGGTGTACAAGGGTAGTGGATCGGAAGATTTTAATATGGGACTGAATATCGGTGCCAATTACAAAGGAGTGGACTTTTCAATGAACTGGTACGGTTCGCAGGGTGCGGAAGTGATGAACGGAAGTAAGGCATATGCCTACCAATCAGGGACCCATGCCGATATCTATTATTCGTGGACCACGGTCAATACATCTTCCGATATACCTTACTACGATGGGTCGCCCAATACCAATTCATATCGGGATGCTTCGGATTACTTTTTAGAAGACGGTTCATTTATTCGACTTCGAAACGTTAGTCTGGGTTATTCCTTCCCTAGAAAAATAATAGACAAGATGAGGCTTGCCAAATTTAGGATTTACGTTCAAGCCCAGAATGCGCTAACCATTACCAACTATTCCGGTTTTGATCCAGAGGTAGGTAACAATGGTTTTAGTAGTAGGGGAATAGATCAGGGTACCTATCCGGTAACGTCACAGTATAAAGTGGGGCTACAATTACAATTCTAACACAACGAAAGATGAAAAAAACATATAAAACAGATTTGAGAAAGACAAAAGGTCTCTTAAAGAGAGCTATGACGTTATGCCTTTTGATAGGGGTGTCACAGGCATGTAGCGATGACTTTTTAGATCAAACGAACCCCAACTCGCTGACCACCCAAAGTTTTTGGAAAAATAATTCACAGCTGAACCAAGGGTTGAATTCAACCTATAGTGCATTGAAAAATAGTAATGTGCTGGGGATTAGGGATGAGGCCGTACGTACCGATATTGCCGTTCCTAGTGGATACCGACAGGCAACCCGGCCGGATGAAATGTATTTTCAAGATTTTACGGCCAACACCAAATATGTGGAAAATAAATGGAACGCCCTCTATTTGGGCATTTTTAGGGCCAATCAGGTCATCGAGAACTACGAGCGCTTGGCGGTCGATTATAATAGCGATGCAGCTCGGGAAGAAGGTTTAAGGGTATATGCCCAGGCCCGTGCCTTGAGAGGCTACTTCTACCACGTATTGAACGTAAGTTTTAATAATGGCAATGTGCCCTTGGTAAGCTCGGTTCCCAAAGACTTTGAGGAATTTCAAAAGGCCCTGTCCTCTTCCGATGCCGTTCAGGCATTTTATCGAGAGGATTTGCAATTTGGAGTCGATAACCTGCCCAAAACCTATGCGGAATGGGAGTCCCTCGGAAGCAATAACCTAGGGCGGATTACCGCCGGGGCGTGTGAAGCCCTATTGGGCAAGAGCTACTTGGCCGAAAACGATTTTCAAAATGCAGAAATACACTTTAGAAATGTAATAGAGAACTATAACTATGCCTTGGTAGAAGATATAGCCACCAACGTGACGGGTATAGCCGAGTTCAATTCCGAATCTATTTTTGAAATCAATTATACCACCAATGTCAATCTTGAAACCAATGGGGAAGAGTCCTTGGCCCAGAACATTACCCACATGGTCTTCAATGCGAATATTCAGCCGAGTTCTTGGTTGGTCATGAAGTACCGGGCCGAAAAGCCCGACCCTGCCGATCCTGCCAATATCAATGTAGGGGCGAATGTATACAACGAGAATGGCGAAATCATCGGAACCGAAGATCGTATGAGGTTGTACAGTAAGCGAATGGGCGATTGTATGGGCCAAGTCGATGATCCCGACGCTCCCATGTACGGCGTAGTCTGCGGGGAGTATGGCAATGCAACGGGCGTTGCGCCCTTTGCAAGAAACCGTGCCAACATGTTTAAAAAGTTCTTGCACTGGAATACGATAGGGGGCGGTGCCGGTGAAGATCGCTCTACGTTGATGAACAACCGTTCCGGTATCAATATTCCCGTAATCCGTTTGGCCGATGTATACTTGATGTATTCCGAATGTATGATCGAATTGGGCAATCTTTCCGAAGCCTTACGGTACATCAATCGGGTAAGGAAGCGTTCCCATCTTATTTTATTGGGCAAGTCTACCGAGGCCGGTGCCGAGTTCAATAATTTGGAAACGACATATATGGATGATATCGATTTTGATTCTTCTAACGGTGAACAGCCCGTTACCCTTGATAATTTGATGGAACACCTTCGCTTCACCGAAAGACCCTTGGAAATGGGCTTGGAAGATGATCGTTCGGTAGATTTAAGACGTTGGGGCAAGTTCAAGGAGCAATTGGTACACATGGCTTCCATTTCATATGACTACTGGAATTTTGAGAAAAATTTGAATGGCAAACACGGTACCCGATACAAATGCTTCCTTACGGTTTCGGGCGAAGAGCCAACGACCTTTACCGGGTTGAAGGTGTTCAATCAGCCTGCCGAGATCCAAGATGTAACGGTAGGGGCACAAAAGTTCAATGAAAGTATCCATTCGTACCTGCCCATGCCACAGAGTGAGATTGATTCCAACCTGAATTGGGACGAGTTTGTTCAATAATCAAAGCTAAACAAAAGAAGATGAGAGATATAAAATATAGTATTAGGTTTTTGTTTTTGCTGCTGATCATCATCGGTTGCGAAGACGATGATGAGTATGTGGCCCCGAATAGTTTTGTCGATGCCGCATTTACCACCACTTGGGGTACAGCGGTAAATAAAGATATCGATATCAATAATTATGGGTCCTTTATGGATCTGTCCAACGGTACGATCAAACATGAGTGGACCATTCCGGAAGGCACGTTTTTCCTAAAAGGTCCCTTGCCTACAAATGCCGATAATTTTGAGAAGTATATCATTGAAGATGCCGGTAAGGTTTCGGAAGAGGGCACGGTACACGTACTGTTTTCCAAGGGCGATTCGCTTACACCGATAAAGTTGCACAACGAATATGAGGAGTATACCGAATTCGCTTTGCCTACCGGATGGGATGCGGAAACCAATTCAACTATAATCGACACCTTGAAAACTGTGAAAAAAGGTTCGGTATGGGTATTGGACTATACACTGATCATTGATGTGTACGATACTATTGTGGCCGATATGGAAATCAGGAATATGGCCGGCAATAAAATCGATTTTAAAAATCAGGATGTTATCGACCTGAAATTTGGCGATCAATTGATCTTCGAAGACCTGAGCCGTAACAATAATACGTCTCGCCCTAACACTACGGTATGGACGATCCATACCATTGCCGAAAACAAGGAAGACGAAGAAAATATCATCAACGTCAACGAAGAAAAAACGATCGATACCCTTACCTTCAACAAGCGTATCGGACAGTTTAAAGGTCGCCTGATCTCAAAACGGGAGCGAACCGAAACGGTGCAGGCAGATGAGGAGATTTATGAAATACCCGTAATCTTTAACGTAACCGCGTTGGATGAGGCTTTGGAGCTGTCGGGAGATGTAATGGAACTTGCCGATAATACCATTGTGGTGCCCGTGAGCTCAAAGTTGGCCCCATTGACCGAAGATGTTTCTACGCACTTTTCGGTAAAGGTCAACGGGGTTAAAAGACCTGTGGCCACGGTAGCCCAAAACCCGACCAATGCCGCGCAGTTGTGGCTTACACTGGCCACTCCCTTAGAAGGGGGCGATGCGGTGAATCCGGTTACGGTTTCGTATGACGGCGGAAATGCTACCTTAAAATCAATAGATGAGCGTTTGCTCGAGGCTTTTACCGATGTAGCGGTCGAGGTGTACGTGCCCGTACCGGTTCTTCGGGTCGGAACGGCACAAAAGAAAACTGCTGACGATGCCATTTTATTACAGTTCGACCAAGAGTTGGATCCGGTTTCTATTACCGCTTCTGCAGATCCTACCATGGGCTTTTCGGCGACCGTAAATGGAGTGGCCTCCGGAGTTAGTTCTGTTGAGCTCGATGCGACCGACCCTTCTATCTTAAAACTATACTTGAACGAAGAGTTGTACAGGGATGATGAAATAGCCATTTCATATATGGCCCCGGGCGATATTCGCTCCATCGGCGCGGGCGAGCTGTCCGATTTTGGTCCCGACATCGTCACGCCCGACGAAGATAATATTCTAGGGGATGTAGGTATGTTCGAGAATGCCATCGGAACCGATTGGTTGAACACAGGTTCGAACGGTACGGGAGCGGCAAGTATTACAGCCCCGCCAACACCTGATTTTCCTTCAGCAGTAGCTCCTTCGGGCAATGTAATGCATCTATCGGCCCCTGACGGGAATAAGCCCAACACCATAACGAGTGGCACCTATCCTTTTGAGGCCGGGGTGGTGTACCGGGTGAAGTTCAAGCGCTACTTGGGCAGCACCACGTCTACCACCTTTGCCAAGCATTTTTTCGGAAACCAGCAGATCAACGATAATTGGAACGATCCCGAAGATGAGTTGGGCAAGTGGCAGTTGGTCGAGTTTACCTTTACCGCAGCTTCCACAACCAACGGAACTGTTCGTATTCAGCCTGTACCGGCAGGCATAAGCGATGTGTATTATGATGAGTATATCATTCAAGTAGATGATAATAGACCTTAAGTGAAAATTTGTTTGTTTGTAGTGTTTTGATTATTTAGGAAAAACCGCTCCCACTTGGTAAATTGGAGCGGTTTTTAATTGTAACGGTTTAAAAAAGATACGATGGGAAATACAATGCTTTTGACCCTATTATTGGTCGTAGTTGCCGCTTATGGGCAGACGCCGCCGCCGCCGGAAGGTTTTCGATGGGTAAAGAACGA is from Zobellia galactanivorans and encodes:
- a CDS encoding RagB/SusD family nutrient uptake outer membrane protein; this translates as MKKTYKTDLRKTKGLLKRAMTLCLLIGVSQACSDDFLDQTNPNSLTTQSFWKNNSQLNQGLNSTYSALKNSNVLGIRDEAVRTDIAVPSGYRQATRPDEMYFQDFTANTKYVENKWNALYLGIFRANQVIENYERLAVDYNSDAAREEGLRVYAQARALRGYFYHVLNVSFNNGNVPLVSSVPKDFEEFQKALSSSDAVQAFYREDLQFGVDNLPKTYAEWESLGSNNLGRITAGACEALLGKSYLAENDFQNAEIHFRNVIENYNYALVEDIATNVTGIAEFNSESIFEINYTTNVNLETNGEESLAQNITHMVFNANIQPSSWLVMKYRAEKPDPADPANINVGANVYNENGEIIGTEDRMRLYSKRMGDCMGQVDDPDAPMYGVVCGEYGNATGVAPFARNRANMFKKFLHWNTIGGGAGEDRSTLMNNRSGINIPVIRLADVYLMYSECMIELGNLSEALRYINRVRKRSHLILLGKSTEAGAEFNNLETTYMDDIDFDSSNGEQPVTLDNLMEHLRFTERPLEMGLEDDRSVDLRRWGKFKEQLVHMASISYDYWNFEKNLNGKHGTRYKCFLTVSGEEPTTFTGLKVFNQPAEIQDVTVGAQKFNESIHSYLPMPQSEIDSNLNWDEFVQ
- a CDS encoding SwmB domain-containing protein; protein product: MRDIKYSIRFLFLLLIIIGCEDDDEYVAPNSFVDAAFTTTWGTAVNKDIDINNYGSFMDLSNGTIKHEWTIPEGTFFLKGPLPTNADNFEKYIIEDAGKVSEEGTVHVLFSKGDSLTPIKLHNEYEEYTEFALPTGWDAETNSTIIDTLKTVKKGSVWVLDYTLIIDVYDTIVADMEIRNMAGNKIDFKNQDVIDLKFGDQLIFEDLSRNNNTSRPNTTVWTIHTIAENKEDEENIINVNEEKTIDTLTFNKRIGQFKGRLISKRERTETVQADEEIYEIPVIFNVTALDEALELSGDVMELADNTIVVPVSSKLAPLTEDVSTHFSVKVNGVKRPVATVAQNPTNAAQLWLTLATPLEGGDAVNPVTVSYDGGNATLKSIDERLLEAFTDVAVEVYVPVPVLRVGTAQKKTADDAILLQFDQELDPVSITASADPTMGFSATVNGVASGVSSVELDATDPSILKLYLNEELYRDDEIAISYMAPGDIRSIGAGELSDFGPDIVTPDEDNILGDVGMFENAIGTDWLNTGSNGTGAASITAPPTPDFPSAVAPSGNVMHLSAPDGNKPNTITSGTYPFEAGVVYRVKFKRYLGSTTSTTFAKHFFGNQQINDNWNDPEDELGKWQLVEFTFTAASTTNGTVRIQPVPAGISDVYYDEYIIQVDDNRP